The nucleotide window ataaaatatggTCTGCTCCATACCACAATTTAAAGGTACACAATTTAAGCATCATGCATGTCTGATAATGTAGATTGTGTGCTGATCCCATATTTAAACCATattcttcatattttatattataatcatTAATATTATATTGCACTAGTTAAAAAACTGCCTAGTGCTccttttaagttttattttacagtaataGAACTCAAGTTATAAATGAGCAGAAATGTGCCACATTTAGGCTTATGTATAAACGTGtttgcattaaaaataaaatatttgatcGGGGCCACACACTTTTGCAGATAAATATATCGGTGTAATGCCAGTCTATCTCGCTCAACTGATTACTTGAATTGTAGCTATATTAGCTAGGGATTTTTGTACTTGGGTTATACAGACCTTTAGATTTGTTTCAAATGAgtgtaaaagagaaaataacgaagaaaaaacaataaagaaacaaaaaagattTTCTGGTTGTCTTTCTGTAGACTACACGTGTCGTGTCGTTCTTCATAAAGGCCGCTAAGTGGCGTATAAAACTAGCGCACTGCTTTTGCGTAAGTGGAACTGAGTAACATCTACGTCAAACTCTCCCATGAAACTGTCAATGTTTACGCAAACAACGTAACTTCCAACATGGGGGTAGGTTTGCTACTGTATGTTTGGAGtatgtttttctacttttgttGAATTATAACAAGGCAAATAAACGTTTGCTTCACATTTTAGAAATTCGGTTTGCAGTTTAAAGCAACGCTGGAGAACGTTACGAATGTGAGGCCAGACGGAGACGATTTTCGCTGGTATTTAAAGGTGATATACTTGGATATGTCacgattttatatattttctggtGGTTTCCATTAATAAAATTGGACATAGGTGTGtagttaatattttaatagGTTGCAACTTGTGTTCAAGAGCCCTAAAATATAAGCTAGTAAAAGTTTACTTATTCGAatatatttccaccttaaatggaatatgtcgttccaccttaaatggtgcagcatttCCCTTGAAACTTGCAGGATTTAAGCTGGAACATACTCGTATAAGGTGGTTTACAGGACTAAAACACACGTTTTTAAGTATACGTATTACGAAAGGGCTCAGTTACTTCCAGGTTTGTactttattaaatcattttttccTCCACTTCTTTTAATTTAGTTCCTATTTTTCGCTTCTTAACCTATTTTTAGTACCTTCATTTTGgataaatattgataaaatatatgtataaatatggCCCTCTTATCTTATGGTGATACCTCgtaactaatatatatatatatatgagaaagAATAGAATCTTATTATAGTAACCTTTCAGATATCAGGTCATCATTATGAGATAGTAAGTTGTAAGTATGTGATGTTAAGCATTGTTAGACATAGTAAGTCAgaataacaatataaaatggCATACTTTTGGACTCTTCTCCTGTGCACATCTCTAGGGAATTTGTGGCCTGCTCACCAAAtcctgttttgtctgttttctcctgtttttattgttgcaGCTGAAGTGTGGGAACTGTGGCGAGGTGTCTGAGAAATGGCAGTATATCACATTACTGGTAGGGTTTACTTTTAAAGGGaattgcattaaaataaaaaaaattctgagtAATGAAATggctaaaatatataaacaaaatcatTAAAACTGGTTTGCTGTGGAACACTGTTCTTAAGAAACTTGAGTCTGAACTATTCACAAAGGGGGTAGGAACTAGGCTTCTGAAGAGCTACATCACAAACATATTGTAAGAAATGTTTAACTAGAGTGTTACACCTAAACCCTACCATTTCTCCAACTGTGTGCTTTTGCATTTTTGTTATGTGGTAAATGATGCAGGATGTGGTTCTTGGTAGTGGACTTTAGGGTCATTCTGTGTGTCCCTCTCACTGATATGAAGATTTCCTCAGGACAGCATGCCGCTGAAGGGAGGGAGAGGCAGCGCCAGCATGGTTCAGAAGTGTAAACTGTGCTCACGGGAAAACTCCATAggtaaatgatgattagttggTGTCAACTGCTTAATAAAGATTGAGTTGATAAACGCCAGATCTAGAGTCCTCCAATGACTGTAGCTCTGTTTTTTCTCCCATAGATATCCTGAAGGATACCATTACACCCTATAATGTAAGTGATACTAATttctaatactgaaagacctTTGCATGTCAAGTAATGttatgacttaaaaaaaaaaagcatctcaACAGAATCCAAAattgattttaattaatttcctgaaggtggaggacagtgagaggTTTAAGACGATGGTGCAGTTTGAGTGTCGAGGTCTGGAGCCGGTGGACTTCCAACCACAGGTCAGATATCTTTTTAAAAGTAGCTTAATACAACATATGAATTACACACCAGTTCTCCAAAACCTCTATTGGCTTCCGATTAAGGACCATATTCCGTTTGAAATCCACCTGCTTACTTACCTAGCTCCCAATAATCTAGTTCCTTCTTACCTGTCTGACCTTCTTCAGCTTTACACATCTGAACGCACTTTCAGTTCTGGACTACTTTAAATTTCTTCTACAACCTCTGGAGTCTTGGCCTCAGGAACTCTCTCTGACCACAAATTCCACAGtcactctgtttctcttcaAATCTAACCTTAAAACCAGTTTTCAGGACAACTTCTCTCTGTCCTGAATCTGTTGTAGCCCATGACATTTACTCTGGTCTGttcttgtactgtgttgtgtgttcCTGTTGTCTATATAACTTGTCTGATGTTATTGGGTCATTGAGGAgcacattataaatataatttattattataattatagatCATGTAGTGGCACTTTCCTTCCATCTCCCCCCAGGCTGGCTTTGCTGCTAAAGGGGCCGAGACCACCACCCAGTTTCCTGAAATCAACCTCcaagagaaagtgagtgagatgTAGTTAATACAAATTTCTCCTGGGCATCCATGGGATCAGAGTGTAACTTTAtaccacacactcaaacatctcTTGGCTCTTTTTCTCTGGACCTCTGATATATTTCATACGTTATATGGCTGTTTTATGTACAtcctttttcatttattcattcattatctgtaactgcttattcagttcagggtcacggtgggtctacctggaatcattgggcacaaggcaggaatacaccctggagggggcaccagttcgtCATAGGGCAGCACGCACAActtcacttacacactcgcctacggacacatttgagtcgctaatccacctaccaacgtgtgtttttagaccgtgggaggaaaccggagcacccggaggaaacccacatggacacagggagaacacaccaaactcatcatagacagtcacccagagcaggacttgaacccacaacctccaggtccctggagctgtgtgactgtgacactatctgctgtgccACTCTAAATCCTTTCTTGAATACTCTAAATAGCCATTCTTTGGTTTTATCAGTGGGTCACAGTCACAGACAAAATCCTTGTATATATAACACACTCTGCAATATATATTCTTTTCCTAAAATGTCTTTTTGTGCTTCAGGACTGGACAGACTATGATGAGAAGGCCAGTGAGTCTGTGGGGATCTACGAGGTCACACATCAGTTCATCAAGTGCTGAGTGACTTGCTGACAGGGCacaacttttattattttattcagtcGTACCCAGTTCTGTTGGTCAGACAGAACGAGAACACGCAGCATGTTGGGCAGTATCCTTGGAGATGGTGGTTTgcaccaaaaataaatattgcatCTTTATCTACCAAACTTTGTGTGTTATATTTTTCTAAGGTGTCTTCAGCAAATAAACTGTTTCTGAGAACAGTTATTGTACTtgttgaaaataaatacaaaaatcaaATTTCTAAAAATGACAAATCACATCACAGGCACATAATCATAGTAACACCCCTTTTTTAGTGCAATATACCTATATGGTGCAGACCAGCAGGTTTTATAAGGTGTTCTCCATGGTCAATGTTTGGACTGAGAGGCTGTATACTGAAAACGTAATGTCTCTTTAAATGAAGACAACACATTACTGTCTCATATGTCCCTCATGTATAAAGAGGGAGGTCCAGGGTCCTGAGAGAATTCCACATTTATCTGTTTAAGGCATCAGACTTCCAGCCCCTTTACCAACCCACCCAGAGCCTGTGTTCAAACCATGTAGGCCTCTCTTAGATGTGCTGACTGGGTAGGTGAAGCTGATAAAGTGGATGTACAAAGGAGGAGTTTTGCGATAAACTGAAAAGTAACTGAATTGCACAACAAAACGCGAGTTGTAACTACTGAATGGGGTGGAAACGCTCAATCTGGCAACTTTTTGGCCTTCCGTCTACGTTGAGTCAGAGTGGGAAGCAAAGTATGGAAATGGGTCCGATTAAGAACAGAGTTTTTGTTGTTGGAGTGGGAATGACAAaggtaaataaacattttttggcATTAAATATTCGCTCTATTTACTCAATAGGATAAAAGGGAATTATCTTGATCTGAACTTGTGCAGATGCGTCTCCTTTAGCTATTTCAAAAAGAACACAAGGTTATTgttaatgttcaaaaataattttataaataacttGCTTTTCTTGAAGCTGTATTGCTTGTGAAGTGGTGTTTATTCGTGTAGAAGATTTGTTTATTAAGGAATTTCCAACGAGACTCCGTTTGTAatttttcgttccaccttaaatattgcagCAATTCCACTCTTACGTCTCAGGTTCCTTCCACGATCTGcagctccatttaaggtggaactgtgagTTTCGATTATAAAGCTAATATTTATAAGGGTATATACGCTGTTTTTGAAAACATCATTCAAGAATGATAACGTGAATGAAACCTAGAAATTACGTATTGACGTTTAGTGCCGTTTGGTTTCAAGAAGTCTGTAAAAGTATAGACATTTGTTTAGAAGTGTGTAATATTTGTTTTAGTGGAACTATCTTCAGTACAGAGTTCAAGGCTGCTGTTGTTACATGACAGTGGTAGGTGATAGTTCACAGAGCTGTATTCAGCTGGTTTAAAGGAGTAATGATAGCCATTATTcgatatataaaacatataatagCAGTTGTTAAATTTTTATACACCTTTTCtataaactaaattaaattgctttgtataaataaattaaattgctttgtagtccctgaatgaagcagtttatgctccatgaaGAGGGTCCCTACATAGATGTTGCCATGTTTCAGTAAGGTTTATTACAGAATCTCTAGCCCTGCAACCCTAAGCCATGTGGCCCTCCTCAACGTCTACACTTGTTGATAACAACAAGAACATAAAGACACACAAGACAAAATAGTTTAAGGATGCTTGGTTCAGATGTGTTTGGGTCAGATGTGTGTGGTCAGCAGACTCTACAGGGCCCGATGTTCGTTTAATTCAGACCAAATTACATGCTTGTTGTCCCCATGCACATGTTTTCCAAGCATGTGCAGAGAATTGCACTTTAATAGACAGATAGAAGGAGAAAAAAGGACAGTGGGAACTGAATGTAGGCAGTGGGATGTTTCCAGTTGTTTTTTCCACAATGTTTTCTACAAAATCACCTACTCTGGCTTTAAAGTTTAGGCTGAGAATGGCTCTTGACACAGAAATATCCGCATAATAACTTGATCAAAAGCTGATGCATGACACCAATTGAGCATTTACTGATGGTCTTTAACTATACACCAGCAAAAGTAGCCAATGAGTTTGTTTTTGGGTTATTTGTCCTAACATTATGTCTTTCCTCTGTATTTGCAGTTTGATAAGCCTGGGGCAAAAGATGGAGATTATCCAGAGATGGCTAAAGAAGCAGGTAGGCTTTGAATTTTgatttaaactgagctgtagctaAGAGCAGTCACGTCATAGAGGACAACACTTTTTCTGACGAGACAGTAATCTCTTTTAGGAGAGAAAGCCTTGGCAGATGCTGGAGTTCCATACTCTGCTATAGAGCAAGCTTGCGTGGGCTATGTATACGGTAAGTCATTATGCCGTTATGTCATAATATAAACATCTTGAAAATGAGGAGAAGTGGATTCATGCATCCATTATGTGGATTGTTTTCTGTACTGTTGAACAAAGACTCCTTCCTGTATATCCATAGGAGATTCCACTTGTGGTCAGAGGGCGATTTACCACAGCCTGGGCCTTTCTGGCATTCCCATTATCAACGTCAATAACAACTGCTCCACCGGCTCCACAGCTCTCTTCATGGCCCGCCAGCTCATTCAGGGAGGTGCGCTACTCACAAAATCTTATTTGGGATGACATTTGAAAAGAGTTTTTTTGACAAGAGGTTAACCGAACAGTTTAAAACCGAGACCTAATTATCcgacatcagtatctgacctcacaaatgttctcgtggctgaatgccatcagatgcTCACAGAACATGTAGAGGATTAGAAGCTGTTTACTGCTGGAATAAGAGGATATACTCCTGATTTATACTCTTCATTTGAGACCAGATATAGTCTTTGGGTCATAGGGTAGTGTTAAAGGAACCCTAGTCCTGGAATCACAGGAGAGGAGTGCGTTTTTCtaaccctcctccaaaagttacacagtgcagtttctgcagtgctgagcctggagtagcaacgacagaggctctattttcaCAGTGAcaggtcagtgaatcatcacagtgattttgaagctgtaattttaagtcaAAAATACTggctaatgttcctttaaggcaATAATGACCATGAAAATCTGTTGTTCTTCGTATGCAGACTTTAGTCTCTTGTCTTCCAGGTTTGGCTGACTGTGTGCTTGCCTTGGGTTTTGAGAAGATGGAGAGGGGCTCCTTGTCCTCTAAGGTAAAGAACTGCATGTCTCTAATCTTCATCAAGAAGCCATGACACCTTTTTTTATAGAGTTTAACCAAAGTTGTGGTCAATCAGTACATGGACAGGACCAACCCTATGGACAAACACATGGAAGTCATGATCAACCAATACGGTCTTGCAGCCACTCCAGTTGCACCTCAGATGTTTGGGAATGCTGGGAAGGAGCACATGGAGAAGTATGGTATGGTTCACTTCTGAATTTGTCTAACAGATGGCGCTGTTACAACAGACATTTAATggcaaaaataattataaatacaatTCTTTGATGTAAACATTGTTAAAGCTGAAACAAATATCTACAGATGAGGGTCCTTTCAGCCAAGACCAGTTTGACACCATTCATCCACTCAGAAGTTATAAATCAATAAAGTTCTATATTACAGCTACTGGGGGGCATT belongs to Hoplias malabaricus isolate fHopMal1 chromosome 9, fHopMal1.hap1, whole genome shotgun sequence and includes:
- the czib gene encoding CXXC motif containing zinc binding protein; amino-acid sequence: MGKFGLQFKATLENVTNVRPDGDDFRWYLKLKCGNCGEVSEKWQYITLLDSMPLKGGRGSASMVQKCKLCSRENSIDILKDTITPYNVEDSERFKTMVQFECRGLEPVDFQPQAGFAAKGAETTTQFPEINLQEKDWTDYDEKASESVGIYEVTHQFIKC